Proteins encoded within one genomic window of Calypte anna isolate BGI_N300 chromosome 25, bCalAnn1_v1.p, whole genome shotgun sequence:
- the LOC103534329 gene encoding scale keratin: MSCYDLCSTSACGVFRPQPLADSCNEPCVRQCPDSTTLIQPPPVVVTFPGPILSSFPQDSVVGSSGAPVLGGYGGYGGYGGYGSLGYGGLYGYGGYGGYGSLGYGGLGGYGSYLGSRGLYGYGRPYGSGYYSPHSYWYNRYSRGSCGPC, encoded by the coding sequence ATGTCTTGCTACGACCTGTGCTCCACCTCTGCCTGCGGCGTCTTccgcccccagcccctggctgaCAGCTGCAACGAGCCCTGTGTCCGTCAGTGCCCTGACTCCACCACTCTGATCCAGCCACCTCCAGTCGTTGTCACCTTCCCTGgccccatcctcagctccttcccccagGATTCCGTAGTGGGATCCTCTGGAGCTCCCGTCCTTGGGGGCTATGGGGGCTATGGGGGCTATGGGGGCTACGGCTCCTTGGGCTATGGGGGTCTGTATGGATATGGGGGCTATGGGGGCTATGGCTCTCTGGGCTATGGGGGTCTGGGGGGCTATGGGAGCTATCTGGGCTCCAGGGGTCTGTATGGCTATGGTAGACCCTATGGGTCTGGCTATTACAGCCCTCACTCCTACTGGTACAACAGGTACAGCCGTGGCAGCTGCGGGCCCTGCTAA